From the Streptomyces nigrescens genome, one window contains:
- a CDS encoding HAD family hydrolase encodes MTACLSLCYPKLVTTSKLSSRPFDAVLCDLDNVIRFYDTTELARLERGAGLMEGTTEKVAFAPEIDRPLLLGAITKRQWVESIVIGLAGQVPEVQARELGTALAEAPFRADDVVVAMLLQVRAHVPLVLVTNATVELEDDLASLGLADFADHVVSSARVGVAKPDRKIYEIAAEQAGVAMDRCLFVDDRLENIQAAVGLGMTGVHYREPADLRGPLGLLLSN; translated from the coding sequence ATGACTGCCTGCTTGTCGCTGTGTTATCCAAAGTTAGTGACGACTTCGAAGCTCTCCAGTAGGCCCTTCGACGCAGTGCTGTGCGACCTCGACAATGTGATCCGCTTCTACGACACGACGGAGCTGGCACGCTTGGAGCGTGGGGCAGGGCTGATGGAGGGCACAACCGAGAAGGTGGCATTTGCGCCGGAGATAGATCGGCCGCTGCTCCTCGGCGCGATCACCAAGCGGCAGTGGGTGGAGTCCATCGTGATCGGCCTCGCAGGGCAGGTGCCGGAGGTCCAAGCGCGCGAACTGGGTACGGCCCTCGCCGAGGCGCCATTCCGGGCCGACGACGTTGTGGTGGCCATGCTTCTTCAGGTGCGGGCGCATGTGCCCTTGGTGCTGGTGACCAACGCGACCGTGGAACTGGAGGACGATCTGGCGTCGTTGGGTCTGGCGGATTTCGCAGACCATGTCGTCAGCAGTGCCCGGGTGGGGGTGGCCAAGCCGGACCGGAAGATCTACGAGATCGCGGCCGAGCAAGCGGGTGTCGCCATGGACCGATGCCTTTTTGTGGATGACCGGCTTGAGAACATCCAGGCCGCAGTCGGGCTCGGCATGACCGGCGTGCACTACCGCGAACCCGCCGACCTTCGTGGGCCGTTGGGCTTGCTGCTAAGCAACTGA
- a CDS encoding MFS transporter, translated as MERSLRAGRLATFTFFGLNGFVMGMWIVHIPSVEHRAGIGHAVLGWLLLLLGGGAFVGMQLVGRLTDRFGARRVVPVSGALCSLAVTLPGLATDGWTLGAALLVLGFGNGCLDVSMNTHAVQVERGYGRPVMSAFHAVFSIGGVFAALVGARTLSLGWSAAATLAATSLFGLVISAFAAPALLPPASARAANPAAARGAAPRTPPRIWALAALAMMLMLCEGVANDWSVLDLREVLDAPPATAAFAYGAFSTAMTVGRLLTDRVAARIGPVAVLRYGASLAALGLTAVVLSPWIPLALCGWAVFGAGLSGCIPQLFSAAGHADQDAAGANVSRVAGLGYLGMLAGPTVIGPLTHLVPLNLTFLLPVAFCAVAAGTARLLEPREVTAAGSAYVHPRPEAGAVPRRGLEGDADGR; from the coding sequence ATGGAGAGATCACTGCGAGCCGGCCGACTGGCCACCTTCACGTTCTTCGGGCTCAACGGCTTTGTCATGGGGATGTGGATCGTGCACATCCCCTCCGTGGAGCACCGCGCCGGTATCGGGCACGCGGTGCTCGGCTGGTTGCTGCTGCTTCTCGGGGGCGGTGCGTTCGTCGGGATGCAGCTGGTGGGGCGGCTCACCGACCGCTTCGGCGCCCGGCGAGTCGTGCCGGTGAGCGGGGCGCTGTGCAGCCTGGCCGTGACGCTGCCGGGGCTGGCCACCGATGGCTGGACCCTGGGCGCTGCCCTGTTGGTGCTCGGTTTCGGCAACGGCTGTCTGGACGTCAGCATGAACACCCATGCCGTGCAGGTCGAGCGCGGTTACGGCCGCCCCGTGATGTCCGCCTTCCACGCCGTCTTCTCGATAGGCGGCGTCTTCGCGGCGCTGGTCGGTGCCAGAACCCTCAGCCTCGGCTGGAGCGCGGCGGCGACGCTCGCCGCGACAAGCCTCTTCGGGCTGGTCATCAGCGCATTCGCCGCACCCGCACTGCTGCCGCCCGCATCCGCCCGCGCCGCGAACCCGGCGGCAGCACGTGGCGCGGCCCCACGCACGCCCCCGCGCATCTGGGCGCTGGCGGCGCTCGCGATGATGCTCATGCTCTGCGAAGGGGTCGCCAACGACTGGAGCGTGCTGGATCTGCGCGAGGTGCTCGACGCGCCCCCCGCTACCGCGGCCTTCGCCTACGGTGCCTTTTCCACGGCCATGACCGTCGGACGTCTGCTCACCGACCGGGTGGCCGCGCGCATCGGCCCGGTCGCCGTCCTGCGTTATGGCGCCTCGCTGGCCGCTCTGGGGCTGACAGCGGTGGTGCTCTCCCCGTGGATTCCGCTCGCCCTGTGCGGCTGGGCGGTCTTCGGGGCCGGGCTCTCCGGCTGCATTCCGCAGTTGTTCAGTGCCGCGGGCCACGCGGACCAGGACGCCGCCGGGGCCAATGTCTCCCGGGTGGCCGGCCTCGGCTACCTCGGGATGCTCGCCGGACCCACCGTGATCGGACCACTGACCCATCTGGTCCCGCTCAACCTCACGTTCCTCCTGCCCGTGGCCTTCTGCGCCGTCGCCGCCGGTACGGCCCGTCTGCTCGAACCCCGGGAGGTGACGGCTGCGGGGAGTGCATACGTCCACCCGCGTCCCGAGGCCGGTGCCGTGCCCCGCCGCGGGTTGGAGGGCGACGCCGACGGCCGCTGA
- a CDS encoding TetR/AcrR family transcriptional regulator has product MPSHHPARSRRSTERKGDLRERAILDTCEALLAHKGYNAMTVGDIAQGAGITRGALYFYFGSKQEVVVALVARTVEYLWERSRTTAQTDEPRQAIAEAMQRTVELWNEHGLVMRTAIDLSLTVPEIGELWSHTADLFITAITAVLERAGIQAGTEPEQASAMARALCWMIERTFYHASQESRETLQGASGTCEHIWLTSAGLTT; this is encoded by the coding sequence ATGCCCAGCCACCACCCCGCGCGGAGCCGACGCAGCACCGAACGCAAGGGCGATCTGCGGGAGCGGGCCATCCTGGACACCTGCGAAGCCCTGCTCGCGCACAAGGGCTACAACGCCATGACCGTCGGCGACATCGCCCAGGGCGCCGGCATCACACGCGGCGCCCTGTACTTCTACTTCGGCTCCAAGCAAGAAGTAGTTGTGGCACTCGTGGCGCGTACCGTCGAGTATCTGTGGGAGCGGTCCCGGACCACCGCGCAGACCGACGAGCCCCGCCAGGCCATCGCAGAAGCCATGCAGCGCACGGTAGAGCTGTGGAACGAGCACGGCCTGGTCATGCGCACGGCGATCGACCTGTCGTTGACCGTGCCGGAGATCGGCGAGCTGTGGAGCCATACAGCGGACTTGTTCATCACGGCCATCACCGCCGTCCTGGAACGGGCCGGCATCCAGGCCGGCACCGAACCAGAACAAGCCTCAGCGATGGCACGCGCCCTGTGCTGGATGATCGAGCGGACCTTCTACCACGCCTCACAAGAGTCCCGCGAGACGTTGCAAGGGGCATCCGGGACCTGCGAACACATCTGGCTGACCAGTGCCGGTCTGACCACCTGA
- a CDS encoding beta-Ig-H3/fasciclin → MSTFRTRVISGAVAGLALTATTVGLASPAAAAGTAPPCVIGMVDGASGPAAKMAYVSNKCDFNVAVGMVVSNGTDSGCVTISPGHQYKFRTWGSNQQVFAINNCQP, encoded by the coding sequence ATGTCGACGTTCCGTACTCGCGTGATTTCAGGGGCCGTTGCCGGCCTCGCGCTGACCGCCACGACCGTGGGCCTCGCCAGCCCGGCCGCCGCAGCCGGGACCGCCCCGCCGTGTGTCATTGGCATGGTCGACGGAGCGTCGGGGCCGGCGGCCAAGATGGCGTATGTCAGTAACAAATGCGACTTCAACGTCGCCGTCGGCATGGTTGTTTCGAACGGCACGGACAGCGGGTGCGTCACCATCTCGCCCGGACATCAGTACAAGTTCAGGACATGGGGCTCCAATCAGCAGGTCTTCGCCATCAACAACTGTCAGCCGTAA
- a CDS encoding MFS transporter, whose translation MTATAPVRTPAVPVRRAGAAAVVCLGLFMLGLDLTVLNVAVPDLQGGLNTSTAQVQWIVDGYALVLGGTVLAVGAFTDAWGRRRSFVCGVAVCAGASLGGAVAAQPWQVIAARCTMGAGAALLMPATLAVIHHLFPEARLRSRAIAAWAAVGGMGGLCGPVIGGWLVEHFSWRAAFWINLPPAAVIIVLALLLVPESHARRRAGFDVPGALLSAAGLLVLVWSITESPHRGWTSPAALTGFAAAALLLAAFVRRQLHAPAPMLPLSLLRVPAIGVAAAALALMSFAMFGALFVLTLYLQGVLGFSPWQAGVRTLPLPAGLALGAVCAVPVRARLGGRVPVVGGLALVSAGFAILATTTPDSDYPHCAAFQLVAGVGAGLVAAAATESVMGSVATERAGLGSAINDATRQVGSALGVAVQGSLLAAVFTSRLSASLTDLHAPAPVAAAARHSMLSVPAQAMRLPGPLRSGVLSAARRAFTDAMTLTAIVAGVVTLLTAAAAARWLGRPDRPHGASPDGRARLRGPQPAPREEERPAL comes from the coding sequence ATGACGGCCACTGCGCCGGTTCGCACGCCGGCCGTACCCGTGCGCCGCGCGGGAGCGGCCGCCGTGGTGTGCCTGGGCCTGTTCATGCTCGGCCTGGATCTGACGGTTCTGAATGTCGCGGTGCCCGACCTGCAGGGCGGTCTCAACACCTCCACCGCGCAGGTCCAGTGGATCGTCGACGGCTACGCCCTGGTCCTGGGCGGAACGGTGCTGGCCGTGGGAGCCTTCACCGACGCCTGGGGCCGACGGCGTTCCTTCGTCTGCGGTGTGGCGGTCTGTGCGGGGGCCTCGCTGGGCGGCGCGGTGGCCGCGCAGCCCTGGCAGGTGATCGCCGCGCGCTGCACCATGGGGGCCGGGGCCGCGTTGCTGATGCCCGCGACGCTGGCGGTCATCCACCATCTGTTCCCCGAGGCCCGGTTGCGCAGCCGGGCGATCGCCGCGTGGGCCGCGGTCGGCGGAATGGGCGGCCTGTGCGGTCCGGTCATCGGTGGCTGGCTGGTGGAGCACTTCTCCTGGCGCGCCGCCTTCTGGATCAATCTGCCGCCGGCCGCCGTCATCATCGTCCTGGCCCTGCTCCTGGTGCCCGAGTCCCATGCGCGGCGGCGGGCCGGCTTCGATGTGCCCGGTGCCCTCCTGTCCGCGGCGGGGCTGCTGGTCCTGGTGTGGTCGATCACCGAGAGCCCGCACCGCGGCTGGACGAGTCCGGCCGCCCTGACCGGATTCGCCGCCGCCGCGCTGCTGCTCGCCGCCTTCGTCCGCCGCCAGTTGCACGCGCCCGCACCGATGCTCCCGTTGTCCCTGCTGCGGGTGCCGGCCATCGGGGTGGCCGCGGCGGCCCTGGCGCTGATGTCCTTCGCCATGTTCGGGGCGCTGTTCGTGCTCACCCTCTACCTCCAGGGGGTGCTGGGCTTCAGCCCCTGGCAGGCCGGAGTGCGGACGCTGCCCCTGCCGGCCGGACTGGCCCTCGGCGCGGTGTGCGCCGTACCCGTACGGGCACGGCTGGGGGGCCGGGTCCCCGTCGTGGGCGGTCTGGCCCTGGTGTCGGCCGGCTTCGCGATCCTGGCGACCACCACCCCGGACTCCGACTACCCGCACTGCGCGGCCTTCCAGCTGGTGGCGGGCGTCGGCGCCGGACTGGTGGCGGCAGCGGCCACCGAATCGGTGATGGGCTCGGTCGCCACCGAAAGAGCCGGACTCGGCTCGGCCATCAACGACGCCACCCGCCAGGTCGGCTCCGCCCTCGGGGTGGCGGTCCAGGGCTCCCTGCTGGCGGCCGTCTTCACCTCCCGGCTCTCCGCCTCCCTCACCGATCTGCACGCCCCCGCTCCGGTGGCCGCGGCGGCCCGGCACAGCATGCTGTCCGTACCCGCACAGGCCATGCGGCTGCCCGGCCCGTTGCGCAGCGGCGTGCTGTCCGCCGCACGAAGAGCCTTCACGGACGCCATGACGCTGACCGCCATCGTCGCCGGAGTCGTCACCCTGCTCACCGCCGCGGCCGCCGCCCGCTGGCTCGGCCGGCCGGACCGCCCCCACGGTGCGTCACCCGACGGCCGTGCCCGGCTCCGTGGACCGCAGCCGGCACCCAGGGAAGAAGAGCGTCCGGCGCTATAG
- a CDS encoding acyl carrier protein, with protein MPTSAELITSTLTETFDLDPAEVTPERTFEDLGLDSLALVEMGLMLQERTGISLDDVPLRTTIGELAALMDSSTADKALTTAPNSSS; from the coding sequence GTGCCCACCAGTGCAGAGCTGATCACCAGCACCCTCACCGAGACCTTCGACCTCGACCCCGCCGAGGTCACCCCCGAGCGCACCTTCGAGGACCTGGGCCTGGACTCCCTCGCGCTCGTCGAGATGGGCCTGATGCTGCAGGAGCGCACCGGGATCTCCCTGGACGACGTTCCGCTGCGGACGACCATCGGCGAACTCGCCGCGCTGATGGACAGCAGTACGGCCGACAAGGCCCTGACCACCGCGCCGAACAGCAGCAGCTGA
- a CDS encoding class I SAM-dependent methyltransferase — MTQQPATTPYNSGLLSNDAQRERDRLESIQRSVDAFTTGVLDGLPIEASWNCLELGAGTGSIAYWLAERCPDGRVVAADLDTRYLDADRAANLEIQEADITRRDYAPGSFDLIHARYLFCHLPDRDEMIARAARWLSPGGWLVIEEPYHLPADTSPSPLVRRILDAYQRTYRKHGADMTWARALPSLLARNALTEVAYTGNLGCMGGLDKDRWLPLITQAAPALLADGLITEADLTEFATLLKDPAFIDIPQITISAWGRRPKEIPSGQSVAT, encoded by the coding sequence ATGACACAGCAGCCTGCCACCACCCCATACAACAGCGGCTTGTTGAGCAATGACGCCCAGCGTGAACGTGACCGCTTGGAGTCCATCCAGCGCAGCGTCGACGCGTTCACCACCGGAGTCCTCGATGGCCTTCCCATCGAAGCGTCATGGAACTGTCTGGAACTGGGCGCGGGCACCGGCTCCATCGCCTACTGGCTCGCCGAACGCTGCCCGGACGGGCGCGTGGTCGCTGCCGATCTCGACACCCGCTACCTGGATGCGGACCGGGCCGCGAATCTGGAGATCCAGGAAGCCGACATCACGCGCCGGGACTACGCGCCCGGGAGCTTCGACCTCATCCATGCCCGTTACCTGTTCTGCCATCTTCCGGACCGCGACGAGATGATCGCGCGGGCCGCCCGCTGGCTCTCCCCCGGTGGCTGGCTCGTCATCGAAGAGCCCTACCACCTGCCGGCCGATACCTCGCCATCCCCACTGGTCCGGCGCATCCTCGACGCCTATCAGCGCACATACCGCAAACACGGCGCCGACATGACCTGGGCCCGCGCCCTGCCCTCCCTCCTCGCGCGCAACGCACTGACCGAGGTGGCCTACACCGGAAACCTCGGCTGCATGGGCGGGTTGGACAAAGACCGCTGGCTCCCTCTCATCACCCAGGCGGCTCCCGCACTTCTCGCCGACGGTCTCATCACTGAAGCCGACCTAACCGAGTTCGCCACCCTGTTGAAGGACCCAGCCTTCATCGACATCCCGCAAATCACCATCTCCGCATGGGGCCGCCGCCCCAAGGAAATTCCGTCAGGTCAGTCCGTGGCCACCTAG
- a CDS encoding GlxA family transcriptional regulator, translating to MSPLRLGVLAYPGCFASEVFGVPDLLAMATHVAAAQGSAQPAYETSVISPRRRVVASGGSVLDVSAMRPVDVLIVPGFELSPTLDLDAALANLGPEVASIRSQAASGNAVVSICVGAFLVAEAGLLDGREATTSWLFADRFARRYADVRLRQESLVVTDRGVTTTAAFSAMYDFALQLIREHDGPRVARSTARIALVDDARSTQAPYVDPELMPTVGREFSLGVKRWLDQNLSTRYDLPTLAQEFHVSTRTMLRRFGDEAGETPLAYLQTVRVRRARHLLETTDRTVASIATDVGYRDPGAFSDIFARHTGQRPREYRALFHRR from the coding sequence ATGAGTCCGCTGCGACTCGGTGTGCTGGCTTACCCCGGCTGTTTCGCGTCGGAGGTATTCGGAGTCCCCGACCTCCTGGCAATGGCAACTCATGTCGCTGCGGCGCAAGGGTCGGCTCAGCCGGCCTATGAGACGTCGGTCATCTCGCCCCGGCGGCGCGTGGTCGCGTCCGGCGGCTCGGTCCTCGACGTCTCGGCGATGCGCCCGGTCGACGTCCTGATCGTGCCGGGCTTCGAACTCTCGCCCACGCTCGACCTCGACGCGGCACTCGCCAACCTGGGACCGGAAGTAGCGTCCATTCGTTCGCAGGCGGCTTCAGGCAACGCTGTCGTATCGATCTGCGTCGGCGCCTTCCTGGTCGCTGAAGCCGGGCTGCTCGACGGGCGCGAAGCGACCACGTCCTGGTTGTTCGCGGATCGGTTCGCCCGCCGGTACGCCGATGTACGCCTGCGCCAGGAGAGCTTGGTCGTGACCGACCGGGGGGTGACGACCACAGCGGCCTTCAGCGCCATGTACGACTTCGCGCTGCAGCTCATCCGCGAGCACGACGGCCCCCGCGTCGCCCGTAGCACCGCCCGTATCGCGCTTGTCGACGATGCACGTTCTACGCAGGCTCCCTACGTCGACCCCGAGCTCATGCCCACTGTGGGCAGGGAGTTCTCGCTCGGCGTCAAGCGGTGGCTCGACCAGAACCTCAGCACCCGCTATGACCTGCCCACCCTCGCCCAGGAGTTCCACGTGAGCACGCGAACCATGCTCCGTCGCTTCGGCGACGAAGCCGGTGAGACGCCACTCGCCTACCTGCAGACGGTCCGGGTACGTCGAGCCAGACACCTGCTGGAGACGACCGACAGGACCGTCGCAAGCATCGCCACCGATGTCGGGTACCGCGATCCTGGGGCGTTCAGCGACATCTTCGCCAGACACACGGGCCAACGACCGAGGGAGTACCGCGCGCTGTTCCATCGCCGCTGA
- a CDS encoding dienelactone hydrolase family protein, giving the protein MTMLRGQRDPLDDFFRRTVSVDDVDKTVHVAGTGPAVILMPEMPGISPDVARFARWVRDAGFSVYLPSLFGVDGAYPLAEARETIVRRACVSAEFRAFAGGGTSPVVTWLRGLARLAHAERGGPGVGAIGLCFTGNFALTMALEPAVIAPVVNHPSLPLDDPGGLEISDEDAAAVAERVARDGLKVLAYRFDNDRWCTRQRFAAYRALLGDAFDGRVLKAETANTNPPPFFRDVVGCAHSVVTAHLVDQEGHPTMQARNEIIAFLAERLGTRPE; this is encoded by the coding sequence ATGACCATGTTGCGAGGACAGCGCGACCCGTTGGACGACTTCTTCCGGAGAACCGTCAGCGTCGATGACGTCGACAAGACCGTGCACGTCGCCGGGACGGGACCAGCGGTCATCCTTATGCCCGAGATGCCAGGTATCAGCCCGGACGTCGCGCGGTTCGCGCGTTGGGTGCGTGATGCCGGCTTCTCCGTGTACCTGCCCTCTCTTTTCGGCGTCGACGGCGCCTATCCACTCGCCGAGGCCCGCGAGACGATCGTTCGACGCGCGTGCGTCAGCGCCGAGTTCCGCGCGTTTGCCGGTGGCGGCACCAGCCCGGTTGTCACCTGGCTGCGCGGCCTCGCTCGCCTGGCTCACGCCGAGCGTGGCGGGCCTGGCGTCGGCGCCATCGGTCTCTGTTTCACCGGCAACTTCGCCCTGACCATGGCGCTCGAGCCCGCTGTCATCGCGCCAGTGGTCAACCATCCGTCGCTTCCGCTCGACGACCCCGGCGGTCTGGAGATCAGCGACGAAGACGCCGCTGCCGTGGCGGAACGCGTGGCGCGAGACGGATTGAAGGTTCTCGCCTACCGCTTCGACAACGACAGGTGGTGCACCCGCCAGCGGTTCGCCGCTTACCGAGCGCTGCTCGGGGACGCATTCGACGGCCGCGTACTCAAAGCCGAGACGGCGAATACGAACCCGCCGCCCTTCTTCCGTGACGTCGTCGGCTGCGCCCACAGCGTCGTCACGGCGCACCTCGTCGACCAGGAAGGCCACCCCACCATGCAGGCCCGGAACGAGATCATCGCCTTCCTGGCCGAGCGGCTCGGGACGCGGCCGGAATGA
- a CDS encoding beta-ketoacyl-[acyl-carrier-protein] synthase family protein encodes MPGQCREVAVTGLGVISPAGIGARATWDTLLTGRSTATRDAGLVGLPVDISCQVPDFDTARLVGRKAAWRLDRFVAMALLAARHAVADAGLSPAEWDASRVGVVMGTGTGSMERYVTEFAKLAAGRPLDISPLAITRSVPNMAAAEIALDLTATGPNFAVSTACASGSSALGIARDLLRAGTCDLVLAGGAESARHPIPAACFHRMGALSRRTEDPAGASRPFDAARDGFVLSEGAAVLVLERPEHARARGASPRAQLVGYGASCDAFHYAAPDPEGRGAAAALTAALADAGLAPGDIDHINAHGTGTRLNDLAEARALHTVFAEPPAVTSLKGALGHAIGAAGAIEAAVTVMSLQQDTIPPTANHEDPDLDIDLDIVAKAPRQTPLSAAASTSFGFGGQNAALVFRSA; translated from the coding sequence ATGCCCGGTCAGTGCCGTGAGGTCGCCGTCACCGGGCTGGGTGTCATCAGCCCGGCCGGGATCGGCGCACGGGCCACCTGGGACACCCTGCTCACCGGCCGGTCCACCGCCACCCGGGACGCGGGGCTCGTGGGACTGCCGGTGGACATCTCCTGCCAGGTGCCCGACTTCGACACCGCACGCCTGGTCGGCCGGAAAGCCGCCTGGCGGCTGGACCGGTTCGTCGCCATGGCCCTCCTCGCCGCCCGGCACGCCGTCGCCGACGCCGGACTCAGCCCCGCCGAGTGGGACGCCTCGCGCGTCGGAGTGGTCATGGGCACGGGCACCGGAAGCATGGAACGCTATGTCACCGAGTTCGCCAAGCTCGCGGCCGGCCGCCCGCTGGACATCTCGCCCCTCGCCATCACCCGCAGCGTGCCCAACATGGCAGCCGCCGAGATCGCCCTCGACCTGACGGCCACCGGGCCCAACTTCGCGGTCTCCACCGCCTGCGCCTCCGGCAGCAGCGCCCTCGGCATCGCCCGCGACCTGCTGCGCGCCGGAACCTGCGACCTCGTGCTGGCCGGCGGCGCGGAATCCGCCCGCCACCCCATCCCCGCGGCCTGCTTCCACCGCATGGGCGCGCTGTCCCGGCGTACGGAGGACCCCGCGGGCGCCAGCCGGCCCTTCGACGCCGCACGCGACGGTTTCGTCCTCTCGGAAGGCGCCGCCGTCCTGGTGCTGGAACGCCCCGAGCACGCCCGTGCCCGTGGTGCGAGCCCGCGCGCGCAGCTGGTCGGTTACGGGGCGAGCTGCGATGCCTTCCACTACGCCGCTCCCGACCCCGAGGGCCGGGGCGCCGCGGCCGCCCTCACCGCCGCCCTGGCCGACGCCGGCCTGGCGCCCGGGGACATCGATCACATCAACGCGCACGGCACCGGAACCCGCCTGAACGACCTGGCGGAGGCCAGGGCCCTGCACACCGTCTTCGCCGAGCCCCCCGCCGTCACCTCCCTCAAAGGCGCGCTCGGCCACGCCATCGGCGCGGCGGGCGCCATCGAGGCGGCCGTCACGGTCATGAGCCTCCAACAGGACACCATCCCGCCCACCGCCAACCACGAGGACCCCGACCTCGATATCGACCTGGACATCGTGGCCAAGGCCCCTCGCCAGACGCCCCTGTCCGCCGCCGCCAGCACGTCCTTCGGCTTCGGCGGCCAGAACGCCGCCCTCGTCTTCCGGTCCGCCTGA
- a CDS encoding oxidoreductase has protein sequence MQRQNWLITGVSTGLGRAFAQAALTAGHTVVGTVRSEEDLRAFEGLKPGYARGRILDVTDDHAVSDVITEVERGVGPLDVVIANAGYGLEGTFEETPLAEVRRQFEINVFGAVATLQAALPHMRRRRRGHLMAVTSMGGLMAVPGMSAYCGSKFALEGILEALGKEVAQFGIHVTAIEPGSFRTDWAGRSMTRAARTIDDYDELFDPIREARQKASGNQLGNPAKAGEAVVRIASVDQPPAHLVLGSDALRLVTTARTAVDEDIRAWETLSRTTDFDEGAQL, from the coding sequence ATGCAGAGGCAGAACTGGCTCATCACCGGCGTCAGCACGGGCCTGGGACGTGCCTTCGCCCAGGCCGCCCTGACTGCCGGTCACACCGTTGTCGGCACGGTCCGCTCCGAGGAGGACCTGCGGGCCTTCGAGGGGCTTAAGCCCGGTTACGCTCGCGGCCGCATCCTGGACGTGACGGACGACCACGCCGTCTCGGATGTGATCACGGAGGTGGAGCGAGGCGTCGGCCCCTTGGATGTCGTCATCGCCAACGCCGGCTACGGCCTGGAGGGCACCTTCGAGGAAACCCCGCTGGCCGAGGTGCGGCGGCAATTCGAGATCAACGTATTCGGGGCAGTGGCCACCCTGCAGGCAGCACTGCCCCACATGCGCCGACGCCGCCGCGGACACCTGATGGCCGTCACCTCCATGGGCGGGCTCATGGCCGTGCCCGGCATGTCCGCCTACTGCGGCAGCAAGTTCGCCCTGGAAGGCATCCTCGAAGCACTGGGCAAGGAGGTCGCACAGTTCGGGATCCACGTCACGGCGATCGAGCCCGGCTCCTTCCGCACCGACTGGGCCGGACGGTCCATGACACGCGCCGCGCGGACCATCGACGACTACGACGAGCTGTTCGATCCCATCCGTGAAGCGCGGCAGAAGGCAAGCGGGAACCAGCTCGGCAACCCGGCCAAGGCCGGAGAAGCCGTCGTGCGCATCGCCTCGGTCGACCAGCCGCCGGCCCACCTCGTCCTGGGCTCGGACGCGCTGCGGCTGGTCACCACTGCGCGCACTGCCGTGGACGAGGACATCCGCGCATGGGAGACGCTCTCCCGCACGACCGACTTCGACGAGGGTGCTCAGCTCTGA
- a CDS encoding thioesterase II family protein — MTVAASAVPERVVLAARPQAALRLYCVPPAGAGPDCYLRWAPLLPPWIEPCSVALPGRGTRAAEPSLTDPAYLSARLAAVLDDWTDPRPFAVFGHSAGALLAYEATRHLRRTHGRLPSLLAVSSLSAPHIDAYSAGLPPRLTAGLEGIRELVGPIPDQLLADARLMAAACTPLLADCLLLLHYRHRPEPPLDVPLALYGGEHDPVTSVQDLQAWNDLVTTPAPTQLFPGGHTYLQTETKALVGHLAGTLDAAVNRPVATA, encoded by the coding sequence GTGACGGTTGCGGCGTCGGCGGTGCCGGAGCGTGTCGTGCTGGCTGCCCGCCCGCAGGCGGCGCTGCGCTTGTATTGTGTGCCGCCCGCCGGGGCCGGCCCGGACTGCTATCTGCGCTGGGCGCCATTGCTGCCGCCCTGGATCGAGCCGTGTTCCGTGGCACTGCCCGGCCGTGGCACACGCGCCGCGGAACCCTCGCTGACCGACCCCGCGTATCTGAGCGCCCGACTCGCCGCGGTACTCGACGACTGGACCGACCCCCGTCCGTTCGCGGTCTTCGGCCACAGTGCGGGCGCGCTGCTGGCCTACGAGGCGACCCGCCATCTGCGGCGCACCCACGGCCGGCTGCCCTCGCTGCTGGCGGTGTCCTCGCTGTCGGCGCCGCATATCGACGCCTACAGTGCGGGCCTGCCACCGCGGCTGACCGCCGGGCTGGAAGGCATCCGCGAACTCGTCGGCCCGATCCCCGACCAACTGCTCGCCGACGCCCGCCTGATGGCCGCGGCCTGCACCCCGCTGCTGGCCGACTGTCTGCTGCTCCTGCACTACCGGCACCGCCCCGAGCCGCCCCTCGATGTGCCGTTGGCCCTCTACGGCGGTGAACACGACCCCGTCACCAGCGTGCAGGACCTCCAGGCATGGAACGACCTGGTCACCACACCGGCCCCGACCCAGCTCTTCCCCGGCGGGCACACCTACCTGCAGACGGAGACGAAAGCACTGGTCGGCCATCTCGCCGGCACCCTCGACGCCGCCGTCAACCGCCCCGTGGCGACGGCATGA